The window CTGTATATAAAGGTTCTTGGACGGTGAGCTAGATCTGAAGCCGAGAGAGCGAGCGGAAGATCAAGATGTGGAAGTTTCAGAGCCGGTGAGAAAGTTACTTGGTTCTGGtaaaagagaacaaaacaaTGAAGTGGAACCAGTCATGAAAGATTTGTCTGAACTAATTGATAATGCGGTAGAAAGATGCATACACAGTGGGGAGTTTCCTTCTAATATTCAGATTCCAAAATCTTCGGTGAAGAAAGTTCTCTCTGCTAAAAGGAAGAAGCTAGCTGAAGGGTCAGAAGAACTCTTGTACACCAGCAACATTGCTTTTCCAATTGTAGCTGCtataaaacaaacacaaacatcTCAGAAAGGAGAAGGAAGCAACAGCGCAGAGACTGTTTCTGAGAAGTTGTTAAGTGAAATGAACAAGGTGGGAGAGTTCCCTGGCTTGGTTATTAAGGTCTGCAAAGGCCATATCAACTTCTTTTCAGCTACACAAGTCACTTCCTCAGAGAGAGATCAAGGTGAAAGCCTCCCCTCCGCTACAACAACTACAAAGTCTTCTTCTAACAGCCTTCAGGTAAGAAAGAAGAAGCTGGAGATACATTTGAAAAGGTCAAGTTTTGATCCAGAGGAGTATGAGTTATACAAACGTTATCAACTTAGAGTTCATAACGATGAGCCAGAAAGCATCTCTAAAACTTCGTACAAAAGGTTTTTGGTAGACACTCCGTTGATCGAAGTTCTCCCTTCaagtgatggtgatgatgatgatgaaaacgTTCCTCCTTGTGGCTTTGGTTCTTACCATCAACAATACAGAGTTGATGGACGTCTTATAGCTGTGGGAGTAATCGACATTCTTCCCAAATGTTTGTCTAGTAAATACCTATTCTGGGATCCGGATCTTGCTTCCTTGTCTCTTGGAAACTACTCTGCTCTCCAAGAGATCGATTGGGTGAAACAGAACCAAGCTCATTGCTCTGCTCTTGAGTATTACTATCTTGGTTACTATATACATTCTTGCAACAAGATGAGATATAAAGCAGCTTATCGTCCTTCCGAGCTTCTATGTCCTCTCCGTTACCAGTAAGTTTACTACTAAACTCCTCTTACTTGTTGTCActtctgagagagagagatcttgtatttttgttttcagaTGGGTTCCATTTGAAGTAGCTAAGCCTCTACTTGATAAAAAGCCGTATTCTGTCTTGTCTGATTTCACTAAGGCGTCTGAAACACTAGAAATGAACAACTCTGATGAAGACACAGATTCTGATTCTAGTAGAAACGGCATTGACATTGCCAATATCCTTATCAGTCTTAATGGAGCTAGGCTTCGGTACAAGGTAATACCCCTATCACTAGTTCACTACTCCGCAGCCGCTCCTGTTTCTTACCAGATCATCAAGTTCTGAATCTTtgttaaaaattgttttttgaaGGATTTACTACGGATCATAAACATGGCAGTTCGTAAACAACTGGAACCGATGTTTATCAGTTACCGGAAAGTCGTGGGAGCTGAGCTCTCGGAGAGAATGGTGTATGAACTACAGTAACACTAAGCTAAGCTTGGTTCAGATCAGTTAATGCTCTTTTGTAACATTAATAACAGTGATACTATATCACTGAATCTCAGTGTTGTCATGTTTCTCCGTCTTGTCATGTTTTCTCAGTAAAACAAAGTGAAACAATATGATTATAGAATGGAACTATGCTTTAAACCAAAGTGAGTTTGGCTAATTGTGTCAAGACTAGGAATGAATCCAAGCTTATTCATGTAGTAAAGAACTTTAGAGATGAAAACGCTTTGACAGATAAGATAATGAGATACATTATAATTGTATGTGTTCCACAAGTAGTTGCAACACAAACCAATTGATCTCTGAAGAAGTTTGTACTAATGGAAGATAAAGATGGTTCACATAAAGAGAAAAAAGACATAAAAAGAATAATCGAAGGAAGGAGGATAGAATGTACAAATCAGATATGGTGAATTATTGAGATGATGAAGCAATATCATTTCATTCACTCATTCATCAGTATCACTATCTCCGGCTTCAACTTCTTGAGCCGCCACCCAGTAGTTGTTCCCATCTGGTCCGCAGACCTTGTACCTGTCAAAATGAATACGAAACAAATACATCATCTCAACTCCAACAAAAACCAAACCAGGGATTAAGATGAATCAGGGCACTACAGACCTTTCGAGAACAGATTTGCCTTCCTTGTACTTTTGGTTCTTCTCAAAAGCAAACTcctgaattaaaaaaaacaaacaaaaggttTGATTACCAAGAAACATTAGAGATTAGCCAAGGAAGACGTGGATGGTTTTAATCTTACATATCTCCATCCAACATAAGAGCCGCATTTGACGCAGTAAATATCAACAACGGTGTGCATACCCGTCATCATCATCCTATCTTCCTTCTTCCCAGCATACACATTTGCTCTgtccacacacacaaaaaaaaaatccactaCTAGTAAACATGCATAAACTCACCCGCGAAACCAAACTCTGAAGTAGAAAAACTTACACCTTACTGAAGAGGTAAGCTTTCCCATGGCGGGATTGAAACGACTGTtaaaaacccaaaccaaacaTTTTAGTCTTTATACAACCATAAAAGCATTTAGAATGAACTAGTCGAATGCATTTAGCATCTAATACGCGAGATGAGACCTATTAAATCAGTAAAATGTGTATTGAGACAGTGTCTCAAGATTCACATAGCCAAATAGGAGAGAAAGAGTCTTAAAAAAGTTGATCTAATGATGAGCTATTTGAGAATCGGATCATCAATTCAAGAGGCAAtatagtcaaaaaaaaaaaatacaatgcaAGCAACGACACCGATTCTCCACCGATCAATTTAGATCATCTGATTTTATGTAATCAATCAATCAGTGAATTTGAATAATATGATGATGATCAGTGATATAAATCGCAATAACAAACCAGATTAATAAGATTTAGCAGCAAACCTTGGAGACGACATCATCGCAGAGAGCGATACTAGTCTTACAGTGCCTACAACTGTAAGACTTGCCTTCCAAATTCACCAAGAACAATCTCCCCAtcctttctttcttcttcttccagaaACCGATCAAAATCCAATTAGGAACCGATCTTTATTATAGAAATCAACGAGACTGTGCTGAttgataaaattgtataatGCAAGCGATCATTTAATCACGGACCACGGCGTTTTTAGGATTTTATCAATTTCggtgaaaagaaagaaaactataataaaatggAGAAAATTCAGTGTTCTCTACTTTGacgatatattttttttattttatttttcaaaaaatatgctCACCTCGTGGAGCTGGCCCAGTCATGGCCTGGGAATATgcgaaaactattttttttttatcatgaaGAGCTACTTCTATGTTTTCTGATTTTTCTGTGTTCATATTGCTACTAGATTGATGGAATGAATGTACGTGACCGAATGTATAATTGAGAGTATATCATACATACAtaagaatatattattatactGTTACTCTTATCAAAACTATTTGGGCTgccatgaaaat is drawn from Brassica rapa cultivar Chiifu-401-42 chromosome A05, CAAS_Brap_v3.01, whole genome shotgun sequence and contains these coding sequences:
- the LOC103870364 gene encoding protein yippee-like At3g11230, with the protein product MGRLFLVNLEGKSYSCRHCKTSIALCDDVVSKSFQSRHGKAYLFSKVANVYAGKKEDRMMMTGMHTVVDIYCVKCGSYVGWRYEFAFEKNQKYKEGKSVLERYKVCGPDGNNYWVAAQEVEAGDSDTDE
- the LOC103870363 gene encoding arginyl-tRNA--protein transferase 2; this translates as MSSKASSSRGGESIVADCGRNTSTCGYCKSPTSSSISHGLWTERLTVHDYQGLLDRGWRRSGCYLYKPEMAKTCCPSYTIRLRASDFVPSKEQQRVRRRLERFLDGELDLKPRERAEDQDVEVSEPVRKLLGSGKREQNNEVEPVMKDLSELIDNAVERCIHSGEFPSNIQIPKSSVKKVLSAKRKKLAEGSEELLYTSNIAFPIVAAIKQTQTSQKGEGSNSAETVSEKLLSEMNKVGEFPGLVIKVCKGHINFFSATQVTSSERDQGESLPSATTTTKSSSNSLQVRKKKLEIHLKRSSFDPEEYELYKRYQLRVHNDEPESISKTSYKRFLVDTPLIEVLPSSDGDDDDENVPPCGFGSYHQQYRVDGRLIAVGVIDILPKCLSSKYLFWDPDLASLSLGNYSALQEIDWVKQNQAHCSALEYYYLGYYIHSCNKMRYKAAYRPSELLCPLRYQWVPFEVAKPLLDKKPYSVLSDFTKASETLEMNNSDEDTDSDSSRNGIDIANILISLNGARLRYKDLLRIINMAVRKQLEPMFISYRKVVGAELSERMVYELQ